One genomic window of Haliotis asinina isolate JCU_RB_2024 chromosome 4, JCU_Hal_asi_v2, whole genome shotgun sequence includes the following:
- the LOC137281206 gene encoding uncharacterized protein, with the protein MENYANLLDKVSRARYLEKTVVIDNEDPYRIPRSEWSDDHKYLPATSYVDIVNYLVFSPSPFYSLSDMRNYRSLEAYDRFVCGWVRDIVSYVHLSVQDGKAIHVVMSKVMHSQRLNEAPLQPWFITDDAGKVLSAHCNCMAGLGESCSHVASMMFAVEAVVRLRETATVTQQPAYWKLPASLNKINYACLKDIDFTSSKTLKKKLDLSIESSTTCSTLSNAEQIKELKSASTANFQSFLHAISADRPSCLAVHSNYSDQYVPFPLQPQFPQVITELFDETMVGIPYNDVLQHCHNILSRLKITSDKVLAVEAATRTQASSPVWFQFRAGRITASKMKSVNRTSLSDPSRSLIRHICYPTEVKFSNPATRWGCSHEVTARDTYEKLSSERHHNFSVEECGLFLSCEYPHLGATPDGIVDCGCCGGGSLEIKCPFCAKDDFVDNRIVYLEEVNGSLQLKRDSQYYYQVQTQLFVTNYDYCDFVVWTNNDVFVERITPCLAFWKPVAEHAMQFFTSIILPEIVARHFLNTSDRVAPENVDNELFCICQKPEDGRKYVGCDGKECTVRWFHFKCVGLVRKPKGKWFCKDCLTSNMRKKRKCNNEE; encoded by the exons ATGGAGAATTATGCAAACCTACTCGATAAAGTATCTCGCGCACGATATCTCGAGAAGACTGTTGTGATAGACAACGAAGATCCGTACAGGATTCCCAGATCGGAATGGAGTGACGACCACAAGTATTTGCCGGCAACAAGCTACGTCGACATCGTCAACTATCTGGTGTTCAGCCCAAGTCCTTTTTATAGTTTATCCGACATGAGAAACTACAGGAGTCTGGAAGCATATGACAGATTTGTGTGTGGTTGGGTACGAGACATTGTCTCCTATGTGCATTTATCCGTCCAAGATGGAAAGGCCATTCACGTCGTCATGTCAAAG GTTATGCATTCACAGCGCTTAAATGAAGCTCCGTTACAGCCCTGGTTTATCACTGATGATGCTGGCAAAGTTTTATCGGCTCATTGTAACTGTATGGCAGGTTTGGGTGAATCATGCTCACATGTGGCAAGTATGATGTTTGCTGTTGAAGCTGTTGTTAGGTTGAGAGAAACTGCCACTGTGACGCAGCAGCCTGCATACTGGAAACTCCCAGCTTCTCTTAACAAGATTAACTATGCATGTCTAAAAGACATTGATTTCACCTCATCAAAGACTTTAAAGAAGAAACTTGACCTATCAATAGAATCTTCCACAACATGTTCGACTTTATCAAATGCTGAACAAATCAAGGAATTAAAATCTGCATCGACCGCAAATTTTCAAAGCTTCCTTCACGCTATCAGTGCAGATAGACCATCTTGTCTTGCAGTTCACAGTAATTACAGTGATCAGTATGTACCTTTTCCATTACAACCACAGTTTCCTCAAGTGATCACAGAGCTTTTTGATGAAACTATGGTTGGCATCCCATACAATGATGTATTACAACACTGTCACAATATCTTAAGTCGTTTAAAAATCACATCAGATAAAGTTTTGGCAGTTGAAGCTGCAACAAGAACCCAAGCATCTTCCCCAGTTTGGTTTCAGTTCAGGGCTGGCCGTATAACTGCATCAAAGATGAAGAGTGTCAATCGTACATCACTATCCGACCCCTCGAGGAGTTTGATTCGCCACATCTGTTACCCAACTGAGGTCAAGTTTTCTAATCCAGCTACGAGATGGGGATGCAGCCATGAAGTAACAGCTAGGGACACCTATGAGAAATTGTCTTCTGAGCGTCACCATAACTTCAGTGTTGAGGAATGTGGCTTATTCCTCAGCTGTGAGTATCCACATCTTGGTGCAACTCCTGATGGGATTGTTGACTGTGGTTGTTGTGGAGGGGGCAGTCTTGAGATTAAGTGTCCATTCTGTGCAAAAGATGACTTTGTTGACAATAGGATTGTTTATTTAGAGGAAGTTAATGGGTCACTGCAACTAAAAAGGGACAGTCAGTACTATTACCAGGTGCAAACACAGCTATTTGTAACTAATTATGATTACTGTGACTTTGTTGTTTGGACAAACAATGATGTGTTTGTGGAAAGAATTACACCTTGTCTGGCTTTCTGGAAACCTGTAGCTGAACATGCAATGCAGTTTTTCACATCCATAATTCTACCAGAGATTGTTGCACGGCACTTCTTGAACACCAGTGACAGGGTTGCTCCAGAAAATGTTGATAATGAACTGTTTTGTATATGCCAGAAGCCAGAAGATGGAAGGAAATATGTTGGCTGTGATGGGAAAGAATGTACCGTGAGGTGGTTTCACTTCAAGTGTGTTGGTCTTGTGCGTAAGCCGAAAGGGAAATGGTTCTGTAAAGACTGTTTGACAAGTAACATGCGAAAGAAGCGGAAATGCAACAATGAAGAGTGA